One Pseudomonas sp. MH9.2 DNA segment encodes these proteins:
- a CDS encoding cytochrome c/FTR1 family iron permease: MSFPSRFWAWLMLPVFVLCSFELLANPVDGAAQALHMLGYIGADYPATVADGKVIDESEYREQLEFLTVLQGLIVTLPARAERTELEQGVGSLREAVSEHQEGAAVARQARLLAAKLAVTYEVSQAPAITPDPARGAPLYAQHCSVCHGDAGAGDGPAGIGLTPPPANLRNKARLDHLSLYDVYNTLGLGVQGTDMPAFADQLDDRQRWDVATYIASFTADPAAAKGTVFNLADLARQTPAEVSAAQGVEVAATFRAQRAQPPQAQRGPGQLLEYTRMTLDRSLAAYRAGDHEQAYDLSVAAYLEGFELVESSLDNVDPNVRKATEKSLMAYRQSLQDGLPVAQAAQKLEAAKALLKQSADLLGSDGLSLSLSYISGLLILLREGLEAILVLAAILAFLRNTGQESAVRSVNMGWGLALLAGLATWAVAAYVIDVSGAQRELLEGATALFASVMVLWLGVWMHDRRHAAAWQDYIKSSLVGGGGRFGFAILAFFSVYRELFEVILFYETLWLQAGPAGHNAVLAGGATALVLLVGLAWVILRGSAKLPLALFFSINAGLLCGLSVVFAGHGVKALQEAGVFGTRPVPFFEFDWLGIHADAYSLSAQAVALLAIAVLYGRSRLAEKRRILAV; encoded by the coding sequence ATGTCTTTCCCCTCCCGTTTTTGGGCTTGGCTGATGCTGCCCGTGTTTGTCCTGTGCAGCTTCGAGTTGCTGGCTAACCCTGTTGATGGCGCCGCTCAGGCGTTACACATGCTGGGTTATATAGGTGCGGACTATCCCGCGACCGTTGCTGATGGAAAGGTCATCGATGAATCTGAATACCGCGAACAGTTGGAATTTCTGACCGTCTTGCAGGGTTTGATTGTCACGTTGCCTGCCCGTGCGGAGCGCACGGAGCTGGAGCAGGGCGTTGGCAGCTTGCGCGAGGCCGTGAGCGAGCATCAAGAGGGCGCGGCTGTAGCGCGCCAGGCTCGACTACTGGCGGCGAAGCTGGCGGTGACGTACGAAGTCAGCCAAGCCCCGGCAATCACCCCCGATCCTGCCCGCGGTGCGCCGTTATACGCCCAGCATTGTTCGGTGTGCCATGGTGACGCCGGGGCGGGTGATGGTCCGGCCGGGATTGGTTTGACGCCGCCGCCCGCCAATCTGCGTAACAAGGCCCGACTCGACCACTTAAGTCTGTATGACGTTTACAACACGCTGGGCCTGGGTGTGCAAGGCACGGACATGCCCGCGTTCGCCGACCAACTGGACGACCGTCAGCGTTGGGACGTGGCGACCTATATCGCCAGTTTCACGGCTGATCCCGCTGCGGCCAAAGGCACGGTATTCAATTTGGCCGATCTGGCCCGGCAAACGCCGGCAGAAGTGAGTGCGGCTCAAGGTGTTGAGGTTGCCGCGACCTTCCGTGCCCAGCGCGCCCAGCCACCGCAAGCACAACGTGGCCCTGGGCAACTGCTCGAATACACCCGCATGACGCTGGACAGGAGCCTGGCGGCGTACCGTGCAGGCGATCACGAGCAAGCGTATGACCTGTCGGTCGCGGCCTATCTGGAAGGGTTTGAGCTGGTTGAAAGCTCGCTGGACAACGTCGACCCCAACGTTCGCAAGGCCACTGAAAAATCCCTGATGGCTTACCGTCAGTCGTTGCAGGATGGCCTGCCGGTAGCGCAGGCAGCGCAGAAGCTGGAAGCGGCTAAAGCCCTGCTCAAACAATCGGCGGATCTGCTCGGCAGCGATGGCCTGAGTCTGTCGCTGAGCTATATCTCGGGTCTGCTGATTCTGCTGCGCGAAGGTCTGGAAGCGATTCTGGTGCTGGCGGCGATTCTGGCGTTCCTGCGCAACACTGGCCAGGAGTCGGCGGTACGCAGCGTCAACATGGGTTGGGGGCTGGCCCTGCTCGCGGGTCTCGCGACGTGGGCGGTGGCCGCGTATGTGATTGATGTCAGCGGCGCTCAGCGTGAATTGCTTGAAGGTGCCACGGCGTTGTTTGCCAGCGTCATGGTGTTGTGGCTCGGGGTATGGATGCACGACCGCCGTCATGCCGCCGCCTGGCAGGATTACATCAAGAGCAGCCTGGTGGGCGGTGGTGGCCGTTTTGGCTTCGCAATCCTTGCCTTCTTCTCGGTCTATCGCGAGTTGTTCGAGGTCATCCTGTTCTACGAAACCCTGTGGCTGCAGGCCGGTCCAGCGGGTCATAACGCCGTGCTGGCCGGTGGCGCGACGGCGCTGGTGTTGTTGGTCGGTCTGGCTTGGGTGATTTTGCGCGGTTCGGCCAAGCTGCCACTGGCGCTGTTTTTCAGCATCAACGCAGGGCTGCTGTGCGGGTTGTCGGTGGTGTTTGCCGGGCATGGTGTCAAGGCGTTGCAAGAGGCTGGAGTCTTCGGCACGCGTCCGGTGCCGTTCTTCGAGTTCGATTGGCTGGGTATTCATGCCGACGCGTACTCGCTGTCAGCACAGGCAGTTGCCTTGTTAGCGATTGCCGTGTTGTATGGCCGTAGCCGTTTGGCTGAGAAACGCCGCATTCTGGCGGTCTAG
- a CDS encoding LysE family transporter, whose amino-acid sequence MLLETWLAFFAACWVISLSPGAGAIASMSCGLQYGFWRGYWNVLGLQLALVLQIAIVAAGVGAVLAASALAFSLIKWFGVLYLVYLAIKQWRALPSDMADDAAVRPIGRPLSLVMRGFLVNISNPKALVFMLAILPQFIDPHQPLLAQYLIICATMVAVDLTVMAGYTGLASRVLRLLRTPKQQRRMNRTFAGLFVGAAAFLATIHRGIA is encoded by the coding sequence ATGTTGCTTGAAACGTGGCTGGCATTTTTTGCCGCCTGCTGGGTTATCAGCCTGTCTCCAGGGGCTGGCGCTATCGCCTCCATGTCGTGCGGGTTGCAATACGGTTTCTGGCGCGGTTACTGGAACGTGCTGGGCCTGCAATTGGCGCTGGTGTTGCAGATTGCGATTGTTGCGGCGGGTGTGGGTGCAGTCCTTGCAGCGTCCGCACTGGCCTTCAGCCTGATCAAATGGTTTGGCGTACTCTATCTGGTCTATCTGGCCATCAAACAATGGCGCGCGCTGCCCAGCGACATGGCCGATGACGCCGCCGTACGCCCGATTGGTCGGCCCTTGAGCCTGGTCATGCGCGGCTTTCTGGTGAATATCAGCAACCCCAAGGCCCTGGTGTTCATGCTGGCGATCCTGCCGCAATTCATCGACCCGCATCAGCCGCTCCTCGCCCAATACCTGATCATCTGCGCCACTATGGTTGCGGTCGACCTGACGGTGATGGCCGGTTATACCGGGCTGGCTTCGCGAGTGTTGCGCCTGCTGCGCACGCCTAAGCAGCAGCGCCGGATGAACCGGACCTTTGCTGGATTGTTCGTCGGTGCAGCGGCATTTCTGGCCACGATCCATCGCGGTATCGCTTGA
- a CDS encoding YaiI/YqxD family protein → MRVWIDADACPRAAKDQVIKFALKRHFEVLLVAGQSQVKPTYACVKLIVVPSGPDAADDYLVEHAVPGELVICSDVPLADRLIKKSVAALDPRGREFDPQNMGDRLAVRNLFTDLRDQGQMSGGPAPHGDREKQAFANALDRILTRLAREYP, encoded by the coding sequence ATGCGCGTCTGGATCGATGCCGACGCTTGCCCCCGGGCAGCTAAAGACCAAGTCATCAAGTTCGCTTTGAAGCGTCATTTCGAGGTATTGCTGGTGGCTGGGCAAAGCCAGGTCAAACCGACGTACGCGTGCGTCAAATTGATCGTGGTGCCCAGCGGGCCAGACGCGGCGGATGATTACCTGGTCGAGCATGCCGTGCCGGGCGAACTGGTGATTTGCAGCGATGTGCCGTTGGCGGATCGGCTGATCAAAAAAAGCGTTGCGGCACTCGACCCTCGGGGCCGCGAGTTCGACCCGCAGAACATGGGGGATCGTCTGGCGGTGCGAAACCTGTTCACTGACCTGCGTGATCAGGGCCAGATGAGCGGTGGCCCAGCGCCCCATGGCGACCGTGAAAAACAAGCGTTCGCCAATGCGCTGGACAGGATTCTGACGCGGCTGGCGCGGGAATACCCTTAA
- a CDS encoding sterol desaturase family protein, with translation MNLILYAVPFFFVLIAVELLADRWRKVNTYRLSDSINSLSTGVLSTTSGLLTKGVGVLTYAFALEHLSLQQLSPDSPWVWVFAFVLYDFCYYWLHRMGHERNVLWAAHSVHHQSEEYNLSTALRQTSTGFLLSWIFYLPMAVLGVPLLVFVSVAALNLLYQFWVHTRHIPKLGWFEWVFVTPSNHRVHHAQNPVYMDRNYGGVFIVWDRLLGSFQEELDSDPTIFGVTTPLASWNPLWANVQFYAQLAADARRTESLWDALRIWFMRTGWRPADVATKYPLGKADLSQFRKFEVPLSRSQQVYIAAQFAIHAALGSYLMGVGDSLAPPALVLGWVWVTLGLFVLGVALENRPGAIKLECARLVLNVPLMGLAQALGLWAVSPLGWVTLLTYVLLSAMGLYCARGHFIRLADS, from the coding sequence ATGAATTTGATTCTGTATGCCGTGCCGTTCTTCTTTGTGCTGATTGCCGTGGAGCTGTTGGCTGATCGTTGGCGCAAGGTTAATACGTATCGCTTGTCCGATTCGATCAACAGCCTGAGCACGGGCGTGCTGTCGACTACCAGCGGCTTGCTGACCAAGGGCGTCGGCGTGCTGACCTACGCGTTTGCCCTTGAGCATCTGTCGCTGCAGCAGCTTTCGCCCGACAGCCCATGGGTGTGGGTGTTTGCGTTCGTGCTCTATGACTTCTGTTACTACTGGCTGCACCGCATGGGGCACGAGCGCAACGTATTGTGGGCGGCGCATTCAGTCCATCACCAGAGTGAGGAGTACAACCTCTCCACGGCTCTGCGTCAGACCAGCACCGGCTTTCTGCTCAGTTGGATTTTCTACCTGCCGATGGCAGTGCTGGGCGTGCCCTTGCTGGTGTTCGTCAGCGTCGCGGCGCTCAATTTGTTGTATCAGTTCTGGGTGCACACCCGCCACATTCCCAAGCTGGGCTGGTTCGAATGGGTGTTCGTGACCCCGTCCAATCATCGTGTTCACCATGCGCAGAACCCTGTTTACATGGATCGCAACTACGGCGGAGTGTTCATTGTCTGGGACAGATTATTGGGTTCTTTCCAGGAAGAGCTGGACAGTGATCCAACGATTTTCGGTGTCACCACGCCACTGGCGAGCTGGAATCCATTATGGGCAAACGTGCAGTTTTACGCCCAACTTGCCGCCGACGCACGGCGTACCGAGAGCCTGTGGGATGCGCTGCGGATCTGGTTTATGCGCACCGGCTGGCGCCCGGCGGATGTCGCGACCAAGTACCCGCTGGGCAAGGCAGACCTGAGCCAGTTTCGCAAATTCGAGGTGCCGTTAAGCCGTTCGCAGCAGGTCTACATCGCCGCGCAGTTCGCTATCCATGCTGCGTTGGGCAGCTACCTGATGGGGGTGGGCGACAGCTTGGCCCCGCCGGCACTGGTGCTCGGCTGGGTCTGGGTCACGCTTGGTTTGTTTGTGCTCGGCGTGGCGCTGGAGAACCGGCCTGGGGCGATCAAGCTGGAGTGCGCCCGTCTGGTGCTGAACGTGCCGTTAATGGGGCTTGCGCAGGCGCTGGGGCTTTGGGCCGTGAGTCCGCTGGGCTGGGTGACCTTGCTGACTTACGTGCTGCTGAGCGCAATGGGGCTGTATTGCGCTCGCGGACATTTCATTCGTTTGGCTGACTCTTGA
- the elbB gene encoding isoprenoid biosynthesis glyoxalase ElbB, translating to MQKRVAVILSGCGVQDGAEIHESVLTLLRLDQRGVEVQCFAPDIAQHDVINHLTGEKMSESRNVLIESARIARGAIKDIREANAEDFDALIMPGGFGVAKNLSNFAFEGVHCSLQPELLTLAEAFAESGKPIGLICISPALAAKIYGPGVTCTIGNDPDTAKAICKMGGIHKECAVDEIVEDTARKLVSTPAYMTAQSISESAAGINKLVDRVIELTQENDD from the coding sequence ATGCAAAAGAGAGTGGCAGTGATTCTTTCCGGCTGCGGCGTCCAGGACGGAGCGGAGATCCATGAGAGCGTCCTCACCCTGCTGCGCCTGGACCAACGCGGCGTCGAGGTTCAATGTTTTGCCCCTGATATTGCGCAACACGATGTGATCAACCATCTGACCGGCGAAAAAATGTCCGAGTCGCGCAACGTCCTGATCGAGTCTGCACGTATTGCCCGTGGCGCGATCAAGGATATTCGCGAGGCCAATGCAGAGGATTTTGATGCGCTGATCATGCCGGGTGGATTTGGCGTGGCGAAAAACCTGTCCAATTTCGCCTTCGAAGGCGTCCATTGCAGCCTGCAGCCTGAGCTTCTGACGCTGGCCGAAGCCTTTGCCGAATCAGGGAAACCCATAGGGTTGATCTGCATTTCCCCCGCGTTGGCCGCGAAAATCTATGGGCCGGGCGTAACCTGCACCATCGGCAACGACCCGGACACCGCCAAGGCCATCTGCAAAATGGGCGGCATCCACAAAGAGTGCGCAGTCGACGAGATTGTCGAGGACACCGCACGCAAACTGGTCAGCACCCCGGCCTACATGACCGCCCAGTCGATCAGCGAATCGGCGGCCGGGATCAACAAACTGGTGGATCGGGTGATTGAGTTGACGCAGGAAAACGACGATTAA
- a CDS encoding DedA family protein has protein sequence MLQQFLQDFGYFALFLGTFFEGETILVLAGFLAFRGYMDINMVVVVAFLGSYAGDQLWYFLGRKHGRKLLARKPRWQLLGDKALEQIRKHPDIWVLSFRFVYGLRTVMPVAIGLSGYPPGRYLLLNGLGAGVWAAALGAAAYHFGALLEGLLGNVKKYELWVLGALLLLGGVLWLRRRIKAARIAKELEMTSAKVVTVDVKSQPNE, from the coding sequence ATGCTCCAACAATTTTTGCAGGACTTTGGCTACTTTGCCCTTTTCCTTGGAACCTTTTTTGAAGGTGAGACGATCCTTGTCCTCGCCGGCTTTCTTGCGTTCCGAGGTTACATGGATATCAACATGGTCGTGGTCGTGGCCTTCCTTGGAAGCTACGCCGGTGATCAGCTTTGGTATTTCCTGGGGCGTAAGCACGGCCGCAAGTTGCTGGCACGCAAACCGCGCTGGCAGTTATTGGGTGACAAGGCCCTGGAGCAAATTCGCAAACACCCGGATATCTGGGTGCTGAGTTTTCGCTTCGTCTATGGGCTGCGTACCGTGATGCCGGTGGCGATTGGCCTGTCCGGTTATCCGCCTGGGCGCTACCTGCTGCTCAATGGCCTGGGTGCCGGTGTCTGGGCCGCGGCACTGGGTGCGGCCGCTTATCACTTTGGCGCACTACTCGAAGGTCTGCTGGGTAACGTCAAAAAATATGAGCTTTGGGTGCTGGGCGCCCTGCTATTGCTTGGCGGCGTTCTGTGGCTACGTAGACGAATCAAAGCCGCACGCATTGCCAAAGAGCTGGAAATGACGTCCGCCAAAGTCGTCACCGTTGACGTCAAGAGTCAGCCAAACGAATGA